Proteins encoded together in one Mycobacterium sp. MS1601 window:
- the miaB gene encoding tRNA (N6-isopentenyl adenosine(37)-C2)-methylthiotransferase MiaB, translating into MNSTVADAQPVAVSSARTYQVRTYGCQMNVHDSERLAGLLESAGYRRAAEGTDADVVVFNTCAVRENADNKLYGNLSHLAPRKQSDPGMQIAVGGCLAQKDKDAVLRKAPYVDVVFGTHNIGSLPALLDRARHNQAAQVEIVDALKEFPSTLPAARDSAYAAWVSISVGCNNTCTFCIVPSLRGKEVDRRPGDILAEVQALVDQGVLEVTLLGQNVNAYGVSFVDAETPRDRGAFASLLRACGSIDGLERVRFTSPHPAEFTDDVIEAMAQTPNICPTLHMPLQSGSDRMLKAMRRSYRAERYLGIIDRVRAAMPHAAITTDLIVGFPGETEEDFQATLDVVERSRFASAFTFQYSKRPGTPAAELADQVPKAVVQQRYDRLIELQERISWEENRAQIGTLVELLVAAGEGRKDAHTARMSGRARDGRLVHFSPGGADVRPGDVVTTVVTSAAPHHLIADGAVLTHRRTRAGDAHEAGIKPKTVGLGLPGFGAPTPQPAVTGCSL; encoded by the coding sequence ATGAACTCGACGGTGGCCGACGCGCAGCCAGTTGCGGTGTCATCGGCGCGTACCTACCAGGTGCGCACCTACGGCTGCCAGATGAACGTCCACGATTCCGAACGCCTGGCCGGGCTGCTGGAATCCGCCGGATACCGGCGGGCCGCCGAGGGCACCGATGCCGACGTGGTGGTGTTCAACACCTGTGCGGTGCGGGAAAACGCCGACAACAAGCTCTACGGCAACCTCAGCCACCTCGCGCCGCGCAAACAGTCCGACCCCGGCATGCAGATCGCCGTCGGTGGATGCCTGGCGCAAAAGGACAAGGACGCGGTGCTGCGCAAGGCGCCGTATGTCGACGTGGTGTTCGGCACGCACAACATCGGGTCACTGCCCGCGTTGCTGGACCGGGCCCGCCACAATCAGGCGGCGCAGGTCGAGATCGTCGACGCACTCAAAGAGTTTCCCTCCACCCTGCCCGCCGCCCGTGATTCCGCCTACGCCGCATGGGTTTCCATCTCGGTGGGCTGTAACAACACCTGCACGTTCTGCATCGTGCCCTCGCTGCGGGGCAAGGAAGTCGACCGTCGGCCAGGTGACATCCTGGCCGAGGTGCAGGCGCTGGTGGACCAGGGCGTGCTCGAGGTGACCCTGCTGGGACAGAACGTCAACGCCTACGGCGTGTCCTTCGTCGACGCCGAAACACCCAGGGACCGTGGTGCTTTCGCGTCGCTGCTGCGGGCGTGCGGCAGCATCGACGGTCTGGAGCGGGTGCGGTTCACCTCACCGCACCCGGCGGAGTTCACCGATGACGTCATCGAGGCAATGGCCCAGACGCCGAACATCTGCCCGACCCTGCACATGCCGCTGCAGTCCGGATCCGACCGCATGCTCAAGGCCATGCGCCGCTCCTACCGTGCCGAGCGCTACCTCGGCATCATCGACCGGGTGCGCGCCGCGATGCCGCACGCAGCCATCACCACCGATCTGATCGTCGGATTCCCCGGCGAGACGGAAGAGGATTTCCAGGCCACCCTGGACGTGGTTGAGCGGTCCCGCTTCGCCAGTGCGTTTACGTTCCAGTACTCCAAGCGTCCCGGCACCCCCGCCGCCGAGCTTGCCGACCAGGTGCCCAAAGCCGTTGTCCAGCAACGGTATGACCGTTTGATCGAACTGCAGGAGCGGATCTCCTGGGAGGAGAACCGCGCACAGATCGGCACGCTCGTGGAACTGCTGGTGGCCGCGGGGGAGGGCCGCAAGGACGCCCACACCGCCCGCATGAGCGGCCGCGCCCGAGACGGCAGGCTGGTGCACTTCTCACCCGGTGGCGCCGACGTGCGTCCCGGCGACGTGGTCACCACGGTCGTGACCTCGGCCGCCCCGCATCACCTGATCGCCGACGGCGCCGTGCTGACCCACCGCCGCACCCGCGCCGGGGACGCCCACGAGGCGGGCATCAAACCGAAGACCGTCGGGCTGGGACTGCCGGGGTTCGGTGCGCCGACGCCGCAACCCGCTGTGACAGGGTGCTCGCTGTGA
- a CDS encoding DMT family transporter, with product MGKADLAALCALGAALFIALGDVIHQRTAHEVTEDNVSHLGLFLRLLKDRAWWLGSVVAAVGFLLQAAALGLGSVLLVQALLVTSLLFALPINARAAHRRVTRWEWTWAALLAASVVVIVTVGNPTAGQSRASMETWGLVAAVLGPLLVLAVIGSRIWSGPVSAVLLAMVSGALWGLFAVLLKGVVDVLGDGIVALLRSPELYVWAAVGIAGTAWQQSSFRAGALTATLPTMTVTEPVVASVLGIVVLGETLRPGEVGMFVLIAAIGVMVVSTAMLARGEAAAEDHDVTAR from the coding sequence ATGGGCAAGGCGGATCTCGCCGCCCTGTGCGCCCTGGGGGCCGCCCTGTTCATCGCCTTGGGTGACGTGATCCACCAGCGCACCGCGCACGAGGTGACCGAGGACAACGTCAGCCATCTCGGGCTTTTCCTGCGGTTGCTCAAGGACCGCGCGTGGTGGCTGGGCAGTGTGGTCGCGGCGGTCGGATTTCTGCTGCAGGCAGCAGCTTTGGGGCTGGGGTCGGTGCTGCTGGTGCAGGCGCTGTTGGTGACGTCACTGCTGTTTGCACTGCCGATCAATGCCCGCGCCGCTCACCGCCGGGTCACCCGCTGGGAGTGGACCTGGGCAGCGCTGCTGGCGGCGTCGGTGGTGGTGATCGTCACGGTTGGCAACCCCACCGCCGGACAGTCGCGCGCCTCGATGGAGACCTGGGGTCTGGTGGCAGCCGTGCTCGGTCCGCTGCTGGTGCTTGCCGTCATCGGGTCCCGAATCTGGTCAGGACCCGTCAGCGCGGTACTGCTCGCCATGGTCTCCGGAGCGCTGTGGGGACTGTTCGCCGTCCTGCTCAAGGGTGTGGTGGACGTCCTGGGGGACGGGATCGTGGCGCTGCTGCGCTCACCCGAGCTGTACGTGTGGGCCGCGGTGGGCATCGCCGGCACCGCATGGCAACAGTCGTCGTTCCGGGCCGGGGCACTGACGGCGACGTTGCCGACGATGACGGTCACCGAACCTGTGGTGGCCTCGGTCCTGGGCATCGTTGTGCTGGGGGAGACGCTGCGCCCCGGTGAGGTGGGAATGTTCGTCCTGATCGCGGCCATCGGCGTGATGGTGGTGTCGACGGCCATGCTGGCGCGTGGTGAGGCTGCCGCAGAAGACCACGATGTGACAGCGCGTTAG
- a CDS encoding amino acid ABC transporter permease translates to MEVFTEYRDQIFAAFWITIKLTVYSAVGSLILGTALAAMRLSPVPVLNWIGTSYVNIVRNTPLTLIILFCSLGVSQTLGLSLADPQSPTSIVDSNFRLAVLGLTVYTASFVCETVRSGVNTVPLGQAEAARSLGFTFGQNLRIVLLPQAFRAVVIPLGSVLIALTKNTTIASAIGVAEAALLMKEMIENTAAVLTVGAIIGFGFVVLTLPLGLLFGWLGKKLAVAR, encoded by the coding sequence GTGGAGGTCTTCACCGAGTACCGCGACCAGATCTTCGCGGCATTCTGGATCACGATCAAACTGACGGTCTACTCGGCTGTCGGGTCCCTGATTCTGGGTACGGCGCTGGCCGCCATGCGGCTGTCGCCCGTGCCGGTGCTCAACTGGATCGGCACCAGCTACGTCAACATCGTCCGCAACACCCCGCTGACGCTGATCATCCTGTTCTGCTCGCTCGGTGTCTCACAGACTCTGGGGTTGTCACTGGCCGATCCGCAGTCACCGACGTCGATCGTGGACAGCAACTTCCGGCTCGCGGTGCTGGGGCTGACGGTCTACACCGCCTCGTTCGTCTGTGAGACCGTGCGCTCCGGCGTCAACACCGTGCCACTCGGCCAGGCCGAAGCGGCCAGGTCACTGGGCTTCACCTTCGGGCAGAACCTGCGAATAGTGCTGCTACCGCAGGCGTTTCGCGCGGTCGTGATCCCGCTGGGCTCGGTGTTGATCGCGCTGACCAAGAACACCACCATCGCCTCGGCCATCGGGGTGGCCGAGGCGGCGCTGCTGATGAAAGAGATGATCGAGAACACTGCTGCGGTGCTGACCGTCGGAGCCATCATCGGCTTCGGGTTCGTGGTGCTCACGCTTCCGCTCGGCTTGTTGTTCGGCTGGCTCGGCAAGAAGTTGGCGGTGGCCCGATAG
- a CDS encoding DUF349 domain-containing protein, translating into MGAKPGPRPGPRPAAPAAAPPVPPALPSSDPHRFGRVDDDGTVWLITASGERMIGSWQAGDAEAAYEHFGRRYDDLSTEVALMEHRLESGTGDARKIKAAAAALAETLPEAHVLGDVDSLAARLDAIAQHAEAAAVAERTRRDEHRAEQIARKEALAAEAEDLAANSTQWKAAGDRLRTILDEWKGISGLDRKTDDALWKRYSAARETFNRRRGSHFSELDKERAGAKQAKEALCVRAEALTGSTDWGATSAAFRDLLTEWKAVGRASKDVDDALWRRFKAAQDTFFAARNSVTAERDAEFAANADAKEALLAEAERIDTSDADAARAALRTITDKWDEIGKVPRERTDLERRLRVVEKKVRDAADADRTDPEAEARAEQFRVRAEQFEKQAAKAEAAGKRKDAEAARASAAQWRQWAETAAEAVSKKR; encoded by the coding sequence ATGGGCGCCAAACCGGGCCCGCGCCCCGGCCCCAGACCCGCAGCCCCCGCTGCCGCGCCGCCGGTTCCTCCCGCCCTCCCGTCCAGCGATCCGCACCGGTTCGGCAGGGTCGACGACGACGGCACCGTCTGGCTGATCACCGCCTCCGGTGAACGGATGATCGGCTCCTGGCAAGCCGGTGACGCCGAGGCCGCCTACGAGCACTTCGGACGTCGGTACGACGATCTGTCGACCGAGGTGGCGCTGATGGAACATCGCCTGGAGTCCGGCACCGGTGACGCCCGCAAGATCAAGGCCGCCGCCGCGGCGCTCGCCGAGACTCTGCCCGAGGCGCATGTCCTCGGCGATGTCGATTCCCTGGCGGCCCGCCTCGACGCCATCGCGCAGCACGCCGAAGCGGCAGCCGTCGCCGAACGCACCCGCCGTGACGAGCACCGCGCCGAGCAGATCGCCCGCAAGGAGGCGCTGGCCGCCGAGGCCGAGGACCTGGCTGCCAACTCCACGCAGTGGAAGGCTGCCGGCGATCGGCTGCGCACCATCCTCGACGAGTGGAAGGGCATCTCGGGGCTGGACCGCAAGACCGACGACGCGCTGTGGAAGCGCTATTCAGCCGCCCGCGAGACGTTCAACCGGCGCCGCGGGTCACACTTCTCGGAGTTGGACAAGGAGCGCGCGGGCGCCAAGCAGGCCAAGGAGGCGCTGTGTGTGCGCGCCGAGGCGCTCACCGGGTCCACCGATTGGGGTGCCACCAGCGCCGCCTTCCGTGATCTGCTCACCGAGTGGAAGGCCGTGGGCCGGGCCAGCAAGGACGTCGACGATGCGCTGTGGCGGCGGTTCAAGGCCGCTCAGGACACGTTCTTCGCGGCGCGCAACTCGGTAACCGCCGAGCGTGATGCAGAGTTCGCGGCCAACGCCGATGCCAAGGAGGCGCTGCTGGCCGAGGCCGAGCGCATCGACACCTCCGACGCCGACGCCGCCCGCGCGGCGCTGCGCACCATCACCGACAAGTGGGACGAGATCGGCAAGGTCCCCCGTGAGCGCACCGACCTGGAGCGACGGCTGCGTGTGGTGGAGAAGAAGGTGCGCGACGCCGCCGACGCGGATCGCACCGACCCGGAGGCCGAGGCCAGGGCCGAGCAGTTCCGGGTACGCGCCGAGCAGTTCGAGAAGCAGGCCGCCAAAGCGGAGGCGGCGGGCAAGCGCAAGGACGCCGAGGCCGCACGGGCCAGCGCTGCGCAGTGGCGTCAGTGGGCCGAGACCGCCGCCGAGGCGGTGTCGAAAAAGCGCTAG
- a CDS encoding Rv2732c family membrane protein, with product MTAPNNNPNGNHFDEFKADIEAAERKVGREIEPGARALVVAVLVFVLIGTFFLSHTGGARGVDVLLSSPQAAEAGIALPSRVFCWLALVFGVGFSMLALLTRRWALAWVASAGTAVSCVIGMLAIWSRQTAPGDLPGPGIGLVLAWLTVIVLAFHWVRVVWTRTAVQLAAEEHRRRAAAQQQSRSLLDQFDVQAPDKPAD from the coding sequence GTGACCGCCCCGAACAACAATCCCAACGGCAACCACTTCGACGAGTTCAAAGCCGATATCGAAGCCGCCGAACGCAAAGTCGGTCGCGAGATCGAGCCGGGTGCCCGCGCCCTGGTGGTGGCAGTGCTGGTGTTCGTGCTGATCGGCACGTTCTTCCTGTCGCACACCGGCGGCGCTCGCGGTGTGGACGTGCTGCTGAGCTCGCCGCAGGCCGCAGAAGCCGGGATCGCGTTGCCGTCGCGGGTGTTCTGCTGGCTGGCGCTGGTGTTCGGCGTCGGCTTCTCGATGCTGGCGCTGCTGACCCGACGCTGGGCGCTGGCCTGGGTGGCGTCAGCGGGCACCGCGGTGTCCTGCGTCATCGGCATGCTGGCCATCTGGTCGCGGCAGACCGCTCCCGGCGACCTGCCCGGGCCCGGTATCGGGCTGGTGCTGGCCTGGCTGACCGTGATCGTGCTGGCCTTCCACTGGGTGCGGGTGGTGTGGACCCGCACCGCGGTGCAACTGGCCGCCGAAGAACATCGGCGTCGCGCCGCAGCGCAACAGCAGTCCCGCAGCCTGCTCGACCAGTTCGACGTGCAGGCCCCGGACAAGCCCGCGGACTAG
- a CDS encoding ketopantoate reductase family protein: MTPNDRSNHHRVVVYGAGAVGGVIAGRLQLAGVNVTAVARGSHLDAIRRDGLQLETQAGCETVTIATAADAGEICWTAETLVVLAVKSHQTAAALGDLATHAPPKTPILVAQNGVANEAAVLRRFPNVYGITVMLPSAHLEPGVVVQQSYPVAGILDLGCFPSGSDDTAEAASAMLRSAQFASQVREDIMAWKYRKLIANLANGVIATYGVSPDTDELMRRAREEAEQVLAAAGIAVVTADQDRERRGELLQGRARQDAYGSTWQSIARGRADVETDWLNGEIVLTARLHGLAAPVNELIQRVTTEHARSGHAPRSRDAAPDLAGLIG; the protein is encoded by the coding sequence GTGACACCGAATGACAGGTCAAACCACCACCGCGTGGTCGTCTATGGCGCCGGCGCCGTCGGCGGGGTGATCGCGGGGCGTCTGCAGCTGGCAGGCGTGAATGTGACCGCGGTAGCACGCGGATCCCATCTGGACGCCATCCGCCGCGACGGTCTGCAACTGGAAACCCAGGCCGGCTGCGAGACGGTCACCATCGCCACCGCGGCTGATGCAGGCGAGATATGTTGGACTGCAGAAACTCTGGTTGTCTTGGCGGTCAAGAGCCACCAAACCGCAGCGGCACTGGGTGATCTGGCCACCCACGCACCCCCGAAGACACCCATTCTCGTCGCGCAGAATGGGGTGGCCAACGAAGCTGCTGTGCTGCGGCGGTTCCCAAACGTCTACGGCATTACGGTGATGCTGCCATCGGCACATCTGGAACCCGGCGTGGTGGTACAGCAGTCCTATCCGGTGGCCGGCATCCTCGACCTGGGCTGCTTCCCCTCGGGTAGTGACGACACCGCCGAGGCGGCCTCGGCGATGTTGCGGTCCGCCCAGTTCGCCTCACAGGTGCGTGAAGACATCATGGCGTGGAAGTACCGCAAGCTGATCGCCAATCTGGCCAACGGTGTGATCGCCACCTATGGCGTCAGTCCCGACACCGATGAGCTGATGCGGCGAGCGCGCGAGGAAGCCGAGCAGGTCCTGGCAGCCGCAGGCATCGCGGTGGTCACCGCCGACCAGGACCGTGAGCGCCGCGGCGAGCTGCTGCAAGGCCGAGCCCGCCAAGACGCCTACGGTTCCACATGGCAGAGCATCGCCCGTGGACGCGCTGACGTCGAAACCGATTGGCTCAACGGGGAAATAGTGCTCACCGCCCGCCTGCACGGCCTCGCGGCACCCGTCAACGAGCTGATCCAACGCGTCACCACCGAGCATGCGCGCTCCGGCCACGCTCCGCGAAGCCGTGACGCCGCACCTGATCTCGCCGGGCTGATCGGCTAG
- a CDS encoding glutamate ABC transporter substrate-binding protein — MFFQKRSRTLTAGFAAVAALTLTLSACGGDSGGGEGGGDTITIGTKFDQPGLGLKNPDGTMSGFDVDVATFVAGELGYTPEQIEWVEAPSAQRENLIENGQVRFIAATYSITDARKEKVDFAGPYLITGQSLLVRADDTDITGAASLENNKRLCSVSGSTPAQKIKDEYPGVQLQQYDTYSACIEALRNNAIDAVTTDETILAGYAAQSPGDFKIVGEQFSEEKYGIGLKKGDSELRTQINDALEKMEADGAWKEAFDKNLGPAGIEAPQPPAIDRY, encoded by the coding sequence GTGTTTTTCCAGAAGCGATCCCGCACGCTCACCGCAGGTTTCGCAGCGGTCGCGGCACTGACCCTCACGCTGTCCGCCTGCGGCGGAGACAGTGGCGGCGGTGAAGGCGGCGGTGACACCATCACCATCGGCACCAAGTTCGACCAGCCCGGGCTGGGCCTGAAGAATCCCGACGGCACCATGAGCGGCTTCGACGTCGACGTCGCCACCTTCGTGGCAGGCGAGTTGGGCTACACCCCCGAGCAGATCGAATGGGTGGAGGCACCGTCGGCGCAGCGCGAGAACCTGATCGAGAACGGTCAGGTCCGGTTCATCGCCGCCACCTACTCGATCACCGACGCCCGCAAGGAAAAGGTGGACTTCGCCGGCCCGTACCTCATCACCGGCCAGAGCCTGCTGGTGCGCGCCGACGACACCGACATCACCGGCGCGGCCTCACTGGAGAACAACAAGCGGCTGTGCTCGGTGTCGGGCTCGACGCCGGCGCAGAAGATCAAGGACGAGTACCCCGGCGTGCAGTTGCAGCAGTACGACACCTACTCGGCCTGCATCGAGGCGCTGCGCAACAACGCCATCGACGCGGTGACCACCGACGAGACCATCCTGGCCGGTTACGCCGCTCAGAGCCCCGGCGACTTCAAGATCGTCGGCGAGCAGTTCTCGGAGGAGAAGTACGGCATCGGCCTGAAGAAGGGCGACTCCGAACTGCGCACCCAGATCAACGACGCCTTGGAGAAGATGGAAGCCGACGGCGCCTGGAAGGAAGCCTTCGACAAGAACCTCGGGCCCGCGGGTATCGAGGCTCCGCAGCCGCCGGCGATCGACCGGTACTGA
- a CDS encoding NRAMP family divalent metal transporter, translated as MEAPELKDASPADQAPPDSPAPTARTSKWVTRLTVFGPGIVVMLADTDAGSVVTAAQSGAQWGYQLLIWQIILMPILYIAQELTVRLGLVTQRGHGELIREQFGKGWAWLSVSTLLVACAGAIITEFSAAAGVGAIYGVPPWLSVGLVALFLGGLVLTGSYRRVERVAIALGALELIFFIVMIDAQPDLGSMAAAQLNQPIGNPDYLYLIAANIGAVIMPWMVFYQQSAVVDKGLTVAHLKDARVDTGFGAVLTQLVMAAVLVSVAATIGRNDPNATINTIEDITQALTPLLGETAGQILFSLGFLGAAFVAAIVVSLTAAWGLGEVLDYPRSLSGKPKEAPAFYAVYIAMLVIGFAFVLSGLNLVDLSVGIMVLNALLLPVVLGFLFALAVKVLPEEHKLKGWYRIVVAVVLVFTAGLGVYGGISGLLAGSAG; from the coding sequence ATGGAGGCACCCGAATTGAAGGACGCGAGTCCCGCCGACCAAGCGCCACCGGACTCCCCCGCCCCCACAGCGCGCACCTCCAAGTGGGTCACCCGGCTGACGGTGTTCGGTCCCGGCATCGTGGTGATGCTGGCTGACACCGACGCAGGCAGTGTCGTCACCGCCGCACAAAGTGGAGCGCAGTGGGGCTATCAGCTGCTGATCTGGCAGATCATCCTGATGCCGATCCTCTACATCGCCCAGGAGCTGACGGTTCGCCTCGGCCTGGTCACCCAGCGCGGACACGGCGAGCTGATCCGCGAACAGTTCGGCAAAGGCTGGGCCTGGCTGTCGGTGAGCACGCTGCTGGTGGCCTGCGCGGGCGCCATCATCACCGAGTTCAGCGCGGCCGCGGGCGTCGGCGCCATCTACGGCGTCCCACCATGGCTGTCGGTCGGCCTGGTCGCACTCTTCCTCGGCGGCCTGGTGCTCACCGGTTCGTACCGCCGGGTCGAACGCGTCGCCATCGCCTTGGGTGCGCTCGAACTGATCTTCTTCATCGTGATGATCGACGCGCAGCCGGATCTCGGCTCCATGGCCGCTGCGCAGCTCAATCAGCCCATCGGAAATCCCGACTACCTGTACCTGATCGCGGCCAACATCGGCGCGGTGATCATGCCGTGGATGGTCTTCTACCAGCAGTCCGCCGTGGTGGACAAAGGTCTGACCGTCGCGCACCTCAAGGACGCCCGCGTCGACACCGGTTTCGGCGCGGTGCTCACCCAGCTGGTGATGGCTGCCGTGCTGGTGTCGGTGGCAGCGACCATCGGCCGCAACGACCCGAACGCCACCATCAACACCATCGAGGACATCACCCAGGCCCTGACACCACTGCTCGGCGAGACTGCCGGGCAGATACTGTTCTCCCTCGGCTTCCTCGGTGCGGCCTTCGTGGCCGCCATCGTTGTATCCCTCACCGCCGCATGGGGTCTGGGCGAGGTGCTGGACTATCCCCGCTCGCTGTCCGGCAAGCCGAAGGAAGCCCCGGCATTTTATGCGGTGTACATCGCCATGCTGGTGATCGGTTTCGCCTTCGTGCTCTCCGGACTCAACCTGGTGGATCTGTCGGTCGGCATCATGGTGCTCAATGCGCTGTTGCTGCCGGTGGTGCTGGGCTTCCTGTTCGCGTTGGCCGTCAAGGTGCTGCCCGAGGAGCACAAGCTCAAGGGCTGGTACCGCATCGTCGTCGCGGTGGTCCTGGTGTTCACCGCGGGACTGGGTGTCTACGGCGGCATCTCGGGGCTGCTGGCGGGCAGCGCCGGTTGA
- a CDS encoding ferritin, with product MTTQAAQGDSAFHTLLHQQITREFTASHQYLAIAIYFDSSDLPQLAQRFYAQATEERSHALMMVQYLLDRGIDVAIEGVGSVVTEFSTIRDAVELSLEQEKEVTEQITALTRAARDTNDFLGERFMQWFLQEQVEEVASMTTLLSVVDKAAGNMFDLEAYVARELNIPATADPTAPKPAGGAA from the coding sequence GTGACAACACAGGCTGCCCAAGGAGACTCTGCTTTTCACACGTTGCTGCATCAGCAGATAACGCGTGAATTCACCGCGTCCCACCAATATCTGGCAATCGCGATCTACTTCGATTCCAGCGATCTGCCGCAATTGGCGCAGCGGTTTTACGCCCAGGCCACAGAGGAGCGCTCGCACGCCCTGATGATGGTGCAGTACCTGCTGGACCGAGGCATTGATGTCGCCATCGAGGGGGTGGGATCGGTGGTCACCGAATTCAGCACGATCCGCGATGCCGTGGAACTCTCGCTCGAGCAGGAGAAGGAAGTCACCGAGCAGATCACCGCTTTGACCAGGGCGGCCCGCGATACCAACGACTTCCTCGGTGAGCGCTTCATGCAATGGTTCCTGCAGGAGCAGGTCGAAGAAGTCGCCAGCATGACAACGCTGCTCTCGGTTGTCGACAAGGCGGCCGGGAACATGTTCGACCTCGAGGCCTACGTGGCCCGCGAACTCAACATCCCGGCCACCGCTGATCCGACCGCGCCGAAGCCGGCCGGCGGAGCGGCCTGA
- a CDS encoding amino acid ABC transporter permease: protein MTGPSVLFDAPGPRARLRNHIITAITVVVLVAIAWLVYSRFDERGQLTAAKWEPFLTANLWKTYVLPGIQGTLTAAVISIVLALILGFVLGVGRLSHKAIIRVPSAVFVEFFRSVPVLVMMIFAYFLYAAYDVFPSRQLALAGVITGLTLYNGAVIAEIVRAGVHAVPRGQAEAASALGLRWGQTMRSILLPQAVTSMLPVLVSQLVVVLKDTAIGYQITFVEMVRQGTQVGSSYGNYVPALIVIAILMISVNFALSVAATKLEKRLRRSRKAPAPLDAQAIEQEGAPGAKVQQAD, encoded by the coding sequence GTGACTGGTCCCTCCGTCCTCTTCGACGCCCCCGGCCCCAGGGCCCGGCTGCGCAACCACATCATCACGGCCATCACCGTGGTGGTGCTGGTGGCGATCGCCTGGCTGGTCTACTCCCGGTTCGACGAACGCGGCCAGCTCACCGCCGCCAAGTGGGAGCCGTTCCTGACGGCGAATCTCTGGAAGACGTACGTACTGCCCGGCATCCAGGGAACGTTGACAGCTGCTGTCATCTCGATTGTGCTGGCTCTGATCCTGGGTTTTGTGCTCGGCGTCGGACGCCTGTCGCACAAGGCGATCATCCGCGTTCCGAGCGCGGTGTTCGTCGAGTTCTTCCGCTCCGTACCCGTGCTGGTCATGATGATCTTCGCGTACTTCCTGTACGCGGCGTACGACGTGTTCCCGTCGAGACAGCTGGCGCTGGCCGGCGTGATCACCGGCCTCACCCTCTACAACGGCGCCGTCATCGCCGAGATCGTGCGGGCCGGTGTGCACGCGGTGCCGCGCGGGCAGGCCGAGGCCGCGTCCGCGCTCGGCCTGCGCTGGGGCCAGACCATGCGCTCGATCCTGTTGCCCCAGGCTGTCACCTCGATGCTGCCGGTACTGGTGTCACAGCTGGTGGTGGTGCTCAAGGACACCGCGATCGGCTATCAGATCACCTTTGTCGAGATGGTTCGCCAAGGCACTCAGGTGGGCTCGTCCTACGGCAACTACGTGCCTGCACTCATCGTCATCGCGATCCTGATGATCTCGGTGAACTTCGCACTGTCGGTGGCGGCCACCAAGCTGGAGAAACGACTGCGCCGCTCCCGCAAGGCGCCCGCACCACTCGACGCACAGGCCATCGAGCAGGAGGGCGCCCCGGGCGCGAAGGTCCAGCAGGCGGACTGA
- a CDS encoding amino acid ABC transporter ATP-binding protein yields MIAVTGVNKHFGSLHVLKDINLTVPRGQVIVVLGPSGSGKSTLCRTINRLETIDSGSIAIDGEELPAEGRKLAQLRSDVGMVFQSFNLFAHKTILENVTLAPLKVRKASKDKARTDAMALLERVGVANQADKYPAQLSGGQQQRVAIARSLAMNPKVMLFDEPTSALDPEMINEVLAVMTSLAGEGMTMVVVTHEMGFARRAANRVVFMADGAIVEDAIPEEFFNNPKTDRAKDFLGKILNH; encoded by the coding sequence ATGATCGCCGTGACAGGCGTCAACAAGCACTTCGGCAGCCTGCACGTCCTCAAGGACATCAACCTCACAGTGCCGCGCGGTCAGGTGATCGTGGTGCTCGGCCCGTCGGGTTCCGGCAAGTCCACGTTGTGCAGGACCATCAACCGCTTGGAGACCATCGACTCCGGCAGCATCGCCATCGACGGTGAGGAACTGCCCGCCGAGGGCCGCAAGCTCGCACAGCTGCGTTCCGATGTCGGCATGGTGTTCCAGTCATTCAATCTCTTCGCGCACAAGACCATTCTGGAGAACGTGACGTTGGCACCGCTGAAGGTGCGCAAGGCCAGCAAGGACAAGGCCAGGACTGACGCCATGGCACTGCTGGAGCGGGTCGGGGTGGCCAACCAGGCCGACAAGTACCCCGCACAGCTCTCCGGCGGGCAGCAGCAGCGCGTCGCGATCGCCCGCTCGCTGGCGATGAACCCCAAGGTGATGCTGTTCGACGAGCCCACCAGCGCGCTGGATCCGGAGATGATCAACGAGGTGCTGGCGGTCATGACATCACTGGCCGGCGAGGGCATGACGATGGTGGTGGTCACCCACGAGATGGGCTTCGCGCGCCGCGCGGCCAATCGGGTGGTGTTCATGGCCGACGGCGCCATCGTCGAGGACGCCATTCCCGAGGAATTCTTCAACAACCCGAAAACGGATCGCGCCAAGGACTTCCTCGGCAAGATCCTGAATCACTAG